The Stigmatella ashevillena genomic sequence AACATCGAATACGCAGGATTGCTGGTAGCGCACGGCACAGCCCAACAAGTGTTCCAAGAGTTCGAGCGAACCCGGAGCTTCGATCCCATCCGGACGAGTCAGCGCTCGTGAATGTCTCGCACCCTGGCCCTTCTACGCCGCCGGGTGGCCGGTCGCGGCCACTCCACGTCTCTCTGCTGTGTCTGACCATCGCCCAGATCGGAATTACCTTCTATCTGCCTGCATTTCCTCTTTACGCAGCGGACATCGGCGAGCCCCTAGAAAAGATTCTCGGCACGGTAGCGATCTATCTTTTATTTTACGGTGTCGCACAATTGCTGGCGGGGCCTCTCTCAGATCGGGTGGGCCGACGCCCCCTGCTTCTGACAGGCCTAGGCATCTTTACACTTTGTGCGCTGCTCATACCGCTCGCGAAAAGCGCCTCCGCTCTCCATGTTCTACGCGCAATTCAAGGCGCAGGCGGAGGCGTGCTGTCCGTCATGGTGAAGTTGATTCTTCGCGACTCATACGCAGAAGGAGAGTTGACCCGGGCCTTTTCCATATTGGAAGCAGCATCGAGCGCAACACCTGCGATTGCTCCATTCCTGGGTGGGCTAATTTGCTCAAGATGGGGCTGGCAGGCGAGCTTCTTGGCCGTGGGGGCATGGGCCGCATTGGCAGGGTCTACCGTACTGGGGCTTTACGACACGCGCTGGCAAGAACGTTCCGTTCCCACGGAAACGGTCTCCTTCAGATCATTTTTGAAGTCATACTTGCACTTGTTCAATCGCATGGAATTCGTTTTCGCCGGGATGATCGTTCTCATGACCTACGTGGCGAACCTCGTTTTCCTGTCTTTTTCTCCCATGTTGTTTCAAAGAGACTTGCATCTCTCTGCATCGAACTATGGGCAGCTCATGATGCTCCCAGCGGCAGCCACAGCGCTCGGAGGATTTGTGGGATCTCGTCTGTCCACGCGGCTGGCGTCCATGCGCGTGCTCCAAGCGGGTGCTTCAGGGTTGCTGCTCTCAGGGGGCTTCCTCTGCTCGTTCTGGTTCTGGCCGACGCTCTCTGTCATGAGAGCGCTGCTTCCCTTCATGGGAATGGCTTTCTCTGCGTCACTCATTTTTCCTTGTGCCTATAGTATCGCTTTTAGCGCTCACCCAGCCAAAGGAGGGTTTGTCGCGGCAATGCTGGGATGTCTCCAGCTCTCGGGCGCATCTTTCTTCCGGCTCTGGTTGGCGCCAGGCCTTTCGAATTTGGTGGAGATCGGTGTTCTGTACTCAGCCATTTCTCTGGTGCTGCTCTTCATGGCAGTAGGTCTGAGCCTCTTTCGAGGGAAGGACGAGCCAACAGTTTTTCCTGAGAGCATCAAGATCAAGTGACTGGGCTCTTGAACTCACTCCTTTCAAGATGTCGAGGCGTGTCGCTGGGCATGTTCGGCGGGCACGCAGGGTGCATTTCCGCCACCTGCTGTACCCCCATGCGCGGGCAAGTAGATTCGTCAAGAATCGAACGCAGGTGTCGCCTTTCTGGTGGGCTCGTTCAGACACGCCCTCAGGGCGCTGTTGGCGGAAATGCAAACAGCTTCGTGAAATGCTCTCCTTACCTCGACAACGGCTCAAGAGCCTTCCACCGCATATGCCCCCTGGTCACCTCTTGTGGGTGTACTACTGAATTTCCTGATACTGCCAACCGTTCCGTATCTATCGAACGGAATGGCTTCAAGGTAGCTAGCTCTCTGGGAAGTAAGTGAGCACCCTTCCACCAATTGAGGACGGAGGGGAGACTCATGGGGTGGACGGGATGGTTCTCGGGAAAAGTGTTGACCGTTGCACTGCTCGCACAGGCTGCGGGCTGCTCTTCAGAAGAGTCGGCTCCGGGTGAGTCCCCCCCTCGCGAGGAGCAACTGCCCACCTATCAAGAGCCGCCCGAGGAGCAGGCACCTGGAGAGCCTCCCCCCGGGCAGCAACCTCCCCCGGCGCCGGAGAACCCTCCCGCCAAGCCTGAGAATCCCTGGCCATCACTTTCATGCGAGGCGATTCGGCCAGGAGAACTCGGCCCTGGCATGAGCATCGTCCTCGACGCGAATGCACCTGAGGCCAACTGTGGCCCTGGAGTGACCGATGGCGCGGGATTCCTGGCGCTCATGAATTCCGGGCCGATTGGGGCACGGGCCTGGGATGTCGTGTCCCCCATGGGAGTCTTCACGGGGAATCTGATGCTAGGCGGTGATATGGCTTTCGACGTCTCGCCCCAGCCGAGCGGATTCCACGTCATTCGCATCACTCCGCCCGGCGGCCTCTCGATGACGGTCCACTCCTCCGAGGGGATTTTCGTGCGGTCCGTTTCGCTGTTCGCGGACGATGACGTGCCTTCCTTCGTGACCGAGGATCCCCGAGGCGGCGAGCTGATCGCCCAGTGGGCTCCGCGAACAGACGGCACCCAAGTCCTGACGTTCCAATTCCTCGACGTGGCGGGATTGCCTCGCACGCAACCCATCGAGGCCGTGTCCGCGCCCCTGAGCGAGACCCGCTCCATCGTCGCGGGAGTGGACACCTGGGGCCGTGCGCTCCTGTTGTGGAAGGAGCCCAGCACCTGGAAGGGGCAGTGGTGGAACCGGCAGGGAGTTCCTGTCACGCAGCCCTTCTCCGTCCCGAGTCTCGCCTCCACCCCACCGGGAGGGCTGATCCCGCTGGCCGGAGGAGGGCTCGCGGTGCAGAGCAATGGCCAATGGGTCGCGAAGTTCCCCAGCGGGCAGGCCGTGGCACAGCCTGCCCCGGCGTGGTTGGCGAGCCATCCCAATACCCAATTGGTCCTCATCCGCGGCCAACAGGCCAACGCCCTGGTGCCCCCCCCAGTGTTCGTCGAAGACTCAGGGTGCCAGGAGACCCTCCTTCTCTTCGCCCGTGATGGCACGGCGTGTGGCGAGCTTCTCCTGCCGCCCGATGGGTCCACCTGCTTCCTCCGAAGACTCGGCATCGGCCCGGATGGAACGGTTACCCAGCAGATCGACCTGAGCGCTCAATCCACGAATCAATGCTCCTGGCGCTGGTGGCCCGGGCTGCTTCAGTAAGGATCCCCGCGGGCCGTTCTGGATCCGAACGGCCCGCCGGTGATGTGGGTTTCCACTCAAGGCGTGGGCCAGCGGCCGAAGGCGCCTTCGTGCCGCAGCCTGTCCTTTACAAAACACACTGAACGGACGCACGATCTCCATTCCCTCTCTCTCTTTTCTTCGCTGTGGCCGTGAGTGGGGGGCCGCGCCTGGCGTGGAGGTCGCATGAAAGCCAGGAACACGGTGTTGCGCCGTAACGTTTGGATCACCTTTGCCGCTGTGGGATTGCTCGTGGGTTTACTGGTGGGCCGCGATGTCTCCGCAGCCCCCTACACCCTCTTCGAAAGCGGTCAGGTCCGACCCCTCGCACTCTCTCCCAGTGGCGAATTTCTCTTCGCCGTCAACACCCCAGACAACCGCCTCGAGGTCTTTAAAAACACTCCCAGCGGCCTCACCCATCTCAGCTCGATCCCCGTAGGGCTGGAGCCCGTCGCGGTCGCGGTGCGAAGTGACACCGAGGCCTGGGTCGTCAATCACCTGTCTGACAGTGTAAGCGTTGTGCAAATTCACGCGGGGGGATTGGGGGGTGTGGTGATGCGGACCCTCCTCGTCGGCGATGAGCCGCGCGACATCGTCTTCGCCGGCACTGGCAAGAACCGAGCCTTCATCACCGCCGCCCACCGGGGTCAAAACGTCCCCTTTGATCCACAGTTCACCACGCCAGGCATCGGCCGCGCCGACGTCTGGGTTTTCAATGCCAATGCCCTGGGCTCCTCGCTGGGAGGAGATCCGGTGTCAATCCTTACCCTCTTCAGCGACACCCCGCGCGCGCTCGCGGCCACGCCCGATGGCTCGCGCGTCTATGCCGCAGCGTTCCATTCGGGCAACCGCACCACCATCATCCACGAGACCCTCGTGCCCAACGGCGGCGAGGCGGCAGGAGGCATGCCAGGACCCAACGTCAACTCCGCGGGCGTGGCGGCGCCGGAGACAGGCATCCTCGTCAAGTTCAAGGGCCAGGACTGGCTCGATTCCCTGGGACGCTCCTGGACGAGCCAAGTGAAGTTCTCCCTGCCGGACAAGGACGTGTTCGTCATCGATGCCATGGCCAACCCGCCGGCGCAGCTCGCCGGGACGGACGGCTTCTACTCCGGCGTGGGCACCATCCTGTTCAACATGGCCGTCAACCCGGTGAGCGGAAAGGTGTACGTGAGCAACACCGAGGCCCGGAACGACTTGCGGTTCGAGGGCCCCGGCACCTTGGCCGGCAGCAGCTTGCGCGGCCACCTGCACGAGAGCCGCATCAGCGTGCTGAGCACGTCCGGGGTCGCGCCCCGGCACCTCAACAAACACATCAACTATCGCGTCTGCTGCGCCGCCCTTCCCAATGCGGAGAATGAGAAGAGCCTCGCACAGCCGCTCGGCATGGCGGTGACCGCCAACGGCGCCACCCTGTACGTGGCCGCGTTCGGCTCGTCAAAGATTGGTGTCTATGCCACCGCCGAGCTCGAGGCCGACACCTTCGTGCCCAGCACGGCCCATCAGATCCCCCTGAGTGGCGGGGGCCCCACCGGCATGGTGTTGGATGAGGCGTATGGACGTTTGTATGTGCTGACGCGCTTCGACAACGCCCTCTCCGTCGTCAACACCACCACGAAGCAGGAGATCGCCCACCTGCCGATGTACAACCCCGAGCCGGCGAGCGTGGTGGCGGGGCGCCCACTCCTTTATGACGCGCGCAAGAGCTCGAGCCACGGCGACTCGTCCTGCGCGAGCTGTCACATCTTCGGAGACTTCGACAGCCTGGACTGGAACCTCGGCAATCCGGACGCGGCCTACACGCTCAATCAGAACCCCATCGCCCCGGGGCTCCCCGAGTTCGGCAGCGATCCCACCTTCGGTCAGGATCCCAACTTCCACCCGGTGAAGGGCCCCCTGGCCACCCAGAGCCTGCGCGGCATGGCGAACCAGGGGCCCATGCACTGGCGT encodes the following:
- a CDS encoding MFS transporter, which translates into the protein MNVSHPGPSTPPGGRSRPLHVSLLCLTIAQIGITFYLPAFPLYAADIGEPLEKILGTVAIYLLFYGVAQLLAGPLSDRVGRRPLLLTGLGIFTLCALLIPLAKSASALHVLRAIQGAGGGVLSVMVKLILRDSYAEGELTRAFSILEAASSATPAIAPFLGGLICSRWGWQASFLAVGAWAALAGSTVLGLYDTRWQERSVPTETVSFRSFLKSYLHLFNRMEFVFAGMIVLMTYVANLVFLSFSPMLFQRDLHLSASNYGQLMMLPAAATALGGFVGSRLSTRLASMRVLQAGASGLLLSGGFLCSFWFWPTLSVMRALLPFMGMAFSASLIFPCAYSIAFSAHPAKGGFVAAMLGCLQLSGASFFRLWLAPGLSNLVEIGVLYSAISLVLLFMAVGLSLFRGKDEPTVFPESIKIK
- a CDS encoding YncE family protein; the protein is MKARNTVLRRNVWITFAAVGLLVGLLVGRDVSAAPYTLFESGQVRPLALSPSGEFLFAVNTPDNRLEVFKNTPSGLTHLSSIPVGLEPVAVAVRSDTEAWVVNHLSDSVSVVQIHAGGLGGVVMRTLLVGDEPRDIVFAGTGKNRAFITAAHRGQNVPFDPQFTTPGIGRADVWVFNANALGSSLGGDPVSILTLFSDTPRALAATPDGSRVYAAAFHSGNRTTIIHETLVPNGGEAAGGMPGPNVNSAGVAAPETGILVKFKGQDWLDSLGRSWTSQVKFSLPDKDVFVIDAMANPPAQLAGTDGFYSGVGTILFNMAVNPVSGKVYVSNTEARNDLRFEGPGTLAGSSLRGHLHESRISVLSTSGVAPRHLNKHINYRVCCAALPNAENEKSLAQPLGMAVTANGATLYVAAFGSSKIGVYATAELEADTFVPSTAHQIPLSGGGPTGMVLDEAYGRLYVLTRFDNALSVVNTTTKQEIAHLPMYNPEPASVVAGRPLLYDARKSSSHGDSSCASCHIFGDFDSLDWNLGNPDAAYTLNQNPIAPGLPEFGSDPTFGQDPNFHPVKGPLATQSLRGMANQGPMHWRGDRTGGNDAASAQPDSGAFNEAAAFSKFNPAFMDLLGRNAQLTPSEMQQFADFILQVVYPPNPIRNLDNSLTSRQQAGRDFFVNTTSFFHGPCESCHRIDPDANPSAGPFKGFFGTDGRSAFVGTAIFPKTPHLRNLYQKVGMFGVNYPFGFLPPDPFLGDQVRGFGFNSDGSLDTMLRFNSGFDFHPIFNSVGIPKTREGHQAKLDMGEYLLAFESNLAPIVGQQVTLTSRNLLVANPRIDLLVARANAGECELVAKGNLSQTAVGYLYVGGGNFKRDRQAQPLVTDAGLRLLVTTGTGALTYTCVPPGSGQRIGIDRDLDGILDGDELAAKQPAGNSPPMQG